A segment of the Dunckerocampus dactyliophorus isolate RoL2022-P2 chromosome 19, RoL_Ddac_1.1, whole genome shotgun sequence genome:
AGGAGCAAGTCAGCCCGGAACTAGCAAAGGCCCCCCCGCCCAATCTATGGAGCGCAGGAAGAAAGGGACCCCACTGAAGATGCCCCCACCTGGCTGCAGCAACAAGACACATTCCAGAACCTCCCACTATGGCCAGATATGCGCACAAACCCAGGGGCGTAAGGAGAGGGGACAGCTTCCCTTCCCGCGCAGGAGTGGACCCCCGTGACCCAGCCATGCACAGAAAGGTGGGTCACCATCTTAAACAAAATCACTTAGAAGgagcttttatttaaaagtgtGTGTCGTTGCAGCACTTCCCTGTGAAACTGTGGATGGCCGCTAGATGGCAATGCAACGTCAACTACTTCACCTCCATCTCTGCTGTCCGGATCTTGCTTGAAGGTGAGAACGTCATGCTGTCCACATTTATCCAGGTCATAAAACTGAATAACTGCGCAGCTTGAGGGAAATCAGAAAACTATAATAATTCAAAGTTATCACATATGGAAGCAGTGTAAGTTACAGTGCATGGGTCAAAACTTAGCACCAGGTCTGAATGAGGTGCTGAGATTATAATCACGAATAAATACTATACAGTATGGAGAGTTTGTACAAAGCATGTGAATCAAATTGATGAGGGAATTTATTTTATGGCCTGTTGGATCGCAGTATGCAGTATTAAAATACATAAAGCAAATAAACCCAAGTAGCTCTTGGGACTTTGTACAAACAGGCTTCCATGCAGTAGCTGCTTTCTGCTGAAATTGTCCCAGTGAGACATGTCCTCCCACGAGACAAAGCCTCAGCATGAAATAAGTTTGTGAACGACTTAAACAGATGATGGATAAAATGATGGATGTGAGGAGACCCAAAAAGTCTCTATATGAACATTTGTTGAGCGTTTCTTGCAGATATTTATCGAAAGGCAAACCAAGCCATTGGGGCCCTTGACATCCCTTTTTTTTGTGTagaatttttacaaaatgtgagtcTGTCCCTGGTAATCTCGGGGCCCCAGGCAGTTGCCTGCGTTTGCCCCTGATCTAAAGATGATGTTTCCTTTAATAATGAACAGTTTAGCTGACTATTTCTACGTTGTGTTGGATCTTTGAGCATATTTTGATCTATTTTACAAAGTTTGCTTGAGGCGTCTTTACAGTAACTGTAAgaaatgagattattttttttctagggCTCCCCCTACAGTTGTATGATTTACAAGCActatgcacagccatcaacaatGACAAGAATGTCACGTGCTAATACAATGTGTGAAGCATCCAGGCTGGTCCACCAgaattattgataggaatcggCATTGTCCATAATACACAATGGGGAAAATGAATAAACTAATTTTTGGATGTACTGTGGATCCCCGCGTAGCCATTATTCAGCATTCACATCCCGGCAAATTTGCAtagttttggtaaaaaaaaatctattttcttttgaaaataaacaacaatttaACATAGTACAAACTAAagacacaaaccaaaataaacacagagacaaaaagaggatttttggtttaaaaaatctccaaaaggtggccatttttttccgcagaaaacacatctcattccccCTAAACGGGTAATCATTTATACAACATACACACGTCCTAATACAGGtataatgtacagcatacaatGTTAAGAAAGCCCACAATCATTCCATGTTTACGTAGTCATGCTTcaactgatcatgtttttcgtCAAGCACTGAGATTTTGCACCATGTTGGGCGATCCTTGAAGGCGCCAtaattgtgtgctgtgactggctagCGATTCTGTCTGTTCTATTTATCACCAGTATCATTCATTAgggaagagaagagaagagaatcCAAGCCAATAATTCTGTCGCTTTTATAGCAAATGTTGATTTGGCTGAAGGCTGCAGTGGCACGAGCCAGAGGTGGTgagcttttgtgatcggcgttggtCGCCATGTGCCGATTATGTGCCgacactgatcggtggccgatcgaagGGAGCGTGTAACCTCTGtgaaaagtggggatctactgtatgtgtttttaacGGGCTACGAGAACCTCTTTCTGAATGtgctgaactcctgtttccatgccagtgtcaCAATGCTGCCCGTTTTCGTGGATGTGGATGCGATGCGGATGCTTCCCATGTTGTCTGAGATTGAATCAGCAGCGCCTCTTCTGGTTGCAACCAGCTAATGACTTCCATTCCATgactttcaaacataaaaagagagaatattattcttattagaGAACCAGAGTACatcagttgtaatattattacatataaGGTGCGAGTCTAACGGTttgttattatgactttttccattAGCCTCCTCTCTTATTTAGCTCACAGCATGTGTGATTTAACCTTGTGTACATTTGCACACGGGGGCACTGGAGGCGACTTTAAATCTGCTTCAACATAAACAGATGGCTTTGCTCAAATGCAACCACATCGCCATCATATTTAAAAGCATCCATTACAGCAGCCCTTCGCTTGTTTACGGCAGAGGGCAGGTCAGAGTGAGTGTGATTAGTCTGCACCACTCCGACGTCCAGCTAATGACCACTTAATGGCTCTGACGGAGCACGGAGGAGTCAAAAGCCACTAAAAGAAGCTCTCATGATGTTCATCCTGAAGCGCCATGACACTCATTTCAACTTAAACTGCTGTGTCTTGTTCACTTACCAGTTAAGATGAATACGGCATCATCTCAAAACTTTCACGTGATTACACAGcaccgaaaaggagtaggaagaagcagagctttacATGATTTCAATAAGGGCCGGTTAGTAAGACGTCTGTGTGATGTTATTTGCCACACAACTTGAAAGATTATTTCAAGatttaattttatgaaaataataaaaacaatgtaatttttttttcaaatttgcatTACGTCTACCACATTTGTGGTGATGTTAATTAAAATCGTCCATTCCATtcctttccattccattcctttccattccattctcctctgcttatccgggtccgggtcgcgggggcagcagtcttggtagggaagcccagacttcccggtccccaactaactcctccagctccaccgggaggacaccaaggcgttcccaggccagctgtgagacataatccctccagcgtgtcctaggtcttccccggggccttctcccggttgggcatgcccgaaacacctcactagggaggcgtccgggaggcatccggactagatcgTCCAtgttaaatgtaataaaattttaatattttacattttttccctaCTAAATTTCCATGAGGACAGtaaaatattttgttattaatccacTTGGTCATTACTCTCCTGGGACGCAGCAGAAAACTTCACGGGGGCATAGCAGctggagaaaaataaagaaaaacacatcttATAACATCACATCCAAACAACAACATGTACTCTCATAAGCTAATTTGAATGAtggcaaaagaaaaatgaaccGAATTGACTCTGGGCTGAGCGGAAAAAAACTCTGTTAACAGTTTCAACCAACGTGATGGCCCCCAAAGGAGAGCAGGCTACATCCAACTTGAAAATGCTGTTCCAAGCCATAAAGATAATAATTAGATAACACATTTCACAAGATTCTCTTTCTTTCTGTGACTTGAATTGCATTCTACTCATTTTGACATTTATAGTATGGCCTCACTGCTTTTTATGAGAACCTAAAATGAGATCACGGAGCAGGGATCTTTGCGGGTTCCTGTAAGTTTTATTGACGCCTGCATGCAGTCACGAGGCCTCCTCTGACCTTTAACCTCAACACGATGCCGTTTGGAGATCATTTGAGTTGAAGTCAACCTGAGAGTGGTGACATGCATCAGATGCATTCAGGGTCACTGTCAAAAATAGGACAGCCTTGTTTTGAATGGGCTTCAGTATCCTTCAGTTCTCCCTGTGTGCAGATGATGGCAGCGTGCCATACAGAAGGCTGTGCACAATGGCCCAGGTCCCATTAAATCTGCGAAAGTTCCTTCCTAAGGCAAACATTGCCAGAAATAGTAATCTTGGCTGGAGCAGGAGCCGTACAGAGGGGAGCAATAATTCTCAGCGTAATAATGGAACTCATTTGATTCTGTCCAGCCTCTGATCCTGCAAGAGCCGTGGTGCGAGCCCCTCATTCAGTTTTTCCTCTGCCCGATAAGACTTCCTGAAAAACACACAGCGAGCAATCAGGCCACAACAATAGGCTCTAAGCATGTGAACGTCAGCCgccgtgtgcatgcatgtgatgCGCAAATGTTTGGACATTTCATCTTCACCGTGCTGCACTGGATGCACGTTGCAACAGCATCGTTGTCTGTCATCTTTGCAGGACAAATGGAGTTAAAGAAGATAAACTCAATCCATTCACTTGAATGATGTTGACCACAGCCCAATGAGAATATGTCACCTGTTGTGCTGCAGTGATTGCCTAAGACGAACTCAAGTGTACTTATTCAAGGAGACGTTTGGCTCGAGCAGTAATCTGAGCTCATCTAACAGCTCCACGGAGACCAGGTTTAGAAAGGAGGGaaataaaggtgaaatatcCAGCTGGATTCCAGCATGAAAAGCAATACTTCTTCCTTTTGGACCCAAAATGAACCGTTCTCTATTcagttttatatactgtagatgttttGCAATCACCTTATACACCACAAGGCAAAATTTGGACACACTTTCCCATGCTTTTGAATAAGAAAACGTCTTCAAACTTTTGacgtacagtgttccctcgtataggttcccaaaatagcccgcaataagtgaaatccgcgaagtagcccaCATTATTTTAGGCTGTGAAACCACTCACCATACCACTTTATACATTTTCCTCAGACAGCCGTTAACATTTTAGCaaatttctttcttgtttaaacactctcataGTTCTAATatcctttgaattttaatgatcaaccttgtAGGtttgacacaagaaattataaagtgactcacgcatattttaCTCCTCTGGCCATGCCTcgccctggcgccgttcggctgtagcgttttgtaTCTTTTTTCAAACGTATCGCTCATGTCGGAGTGTTttagcttcttctctttcttctattgtttacagtattggcggttagcaagcggCTCactggttagctagtttggtagccatgaccacaacaggagacggcacgaaggagattgattgacagtggtctgcagccaatcaggatgcagaagacaatgggcggtgcagacagaagcgAGAGAATAGAGATACAACacaaactacaacactcaacttcccacaatgcaattcttgttaaagggccaggctcgacTGTAACCAcatcatatgctgtaaaaaaaaaaagcacaaaaaaatcagtgaaacaGTGAgtcagcgaaaggtgaaccacgatggagcgagggaacactgtagactGTTTTACTGAAAAAACATCTTAATTGAAACTAAAATATGTTTCAGTGACAAGCAAAAAAAGTGTGTAAGAATATGCAAAACTCCACACGTTCATTTGTGACTGTGCAGAAAATGTCGCTGAATCATGACTTATAAAAAGGAAAAGTTAACTTTTTAAACATCTGGGGCTGATGCAACATATACTGATCACGGTTTAGTGTGTTTCGAAAATTCTTAACAAAGTTACAATAAAGAACATCACGTTCACACTTGCACGTCCGAAAGGAAGTAGAAGAGTTTTTAGTTGCTCCACAGTACCTATATGTgcattttaaatcacaaaatcaaATTTTGTGCAAGAAAATGCATCAAAATTTGAACTTATTTAATTGAAATACAGGATTTTGCTTGATGATTAGAAAATTCGAatcgattttttttgtttttagtttcattttcagtttttttaaattattttagtcTTGTTTATTTTCCTGTTTCTgctgtaataatattaataatatgtgcTTATTTTGCAACAGCCCCCATGTGGGATAAATCAAGTTGATCTTATGTTATTTGATCTTAGATGCAAAGATATTGTACATAATTTGTAATGAAAGAAATGTCTTAATTATGAATTAtgtaattcattatttatttaattgtaatgtattaataacaatataatatttTCCTTTATTTCCTCGTTTTTTGTTAATTTACCGTAAACATCAGGGCACGCTGATAATAATGAAAACGTAAAGACAGCCTATTACATGCATTACGTTGCATTGCATATTAGGCTATTATGAGGCTGCTTGTGGCGTTTCGGGATGTGAGGCccgtgtgttgttgtttttttgttttttgttttttctttatgctTCCCGCTGCAAAGCTCATCAGCACCTGAAATATCTGCATCCTCTTCCATGGATTGTTTTGACTGCACGGCGGAGGGCAAACGTTGCATGTCATTTCTAAAATTAACCCGGAAAAGTGTCACTCGAAAACACCATGATAGGAGGCAGCCAGGGTCATCTGCGCTTCCGGCACTATGGATCAAGACTAATGAATGCGGCCTTCACAAGCTATTGTTTGGACACATGCATGCAAAAACATGGGAGTTTATCAGCAATAATAACGTTGTGTACTATTGTTTGAAGTGGCAGGTGCATAAACttgtattcaaacatgacgTCGTCAGTGCGTAATTGATTAACTGCGAGGACAAATGTAAAGAATTGGATATTCTCATGTTTTGTTGaggttttttgttggttttttttgcgggttggagtgtgaggttgGCCAGCTCCCAGCGTGTGAATCTTGAGGGTCCTTGCGGATGAAGTGCGGCCTCTGAAGTTAATTGTGTTTTCGTTTTCGCGGGGAATAGATTTCCTCTGTTTATTATGAGCATGGGGACGGATTTGCGTCAGCGTGCAACTTGCACGTCGAGATAAAGTTGCACAAATATTGAAAAAGGGAAGTTCTAACAGTCATTATAAAGTAgccaccccaccaccacccctacCCTTCTCCTGCTTCTACTCCGGAAGAAATAAGGATTTGTGTTGCATCCTAAAATACTTAAATAGGTTCTATTTTGGAGGTAAATATAGCAGCCTACAAAAAACTGGTTGATCATAAACTATTCTTAGGATTTGACGTATTAAATATTAGTTCTATTTTGCAAAATATGCATTGTACCATTCTTATTATCTATGGTCTCCAAAGTGAAATTGGTGTTTAAAAATGAGTGTTTAAAAGTCGTGTCCATGAACGTCTCGCCAGTCTCCAGCTCATAGGAGAGCAAATACAACGCCCCCATTGGCTGACACAGCAACCAATCAAAAGCAACGAAGTAACTTTGGAGTGGAACTGTGGAGTTTGGATTTCAGAGTTGCAGGAGTCTTACAACAAGAGGTCCAATAACGCTGCTGGTTtcggtttttttttgcatgcccGTCTCCTCATAGCATCTGAGAATTCATAAAAACCTCCGGGATGTACACGACCGGACTCAATCCGTTTTACGCCTCCAATTTCAGCCTCTGGTCTGCGTACTGTGCAGGAGGCTTCGCAGTGGACACCGCCAAGAAACCATCGTTTTGCATAGCAGAGCTCCTGCAGGCTGGAGATGCAGAGAACATGGCCGGTTCGTCGGCCCTCATGGTGCACGTGCAGGCTCAGCAGCACCGGGCGTCCTCCGGAGGCTCCCCGCTGCGGCCGGCACCAGTCGGGCCCGGGGAGGCGGCGGTGTACGGGGCGAGGGTGAGCCCCGCGTCCCCGTACCACAGACACGGACTACAGATGACTTCTGTGCCCAGAGGCGCGCTCAGCTCCCCGCAAGCTCCTCCACCTTCAAGCAAGGACCTCAAATTTGGAATTGATCGGATTTTGTCCACAGATTTTGACGCAAAGGGGAAGGAACAGACGTCGTTAAGAGGTGAGGGGTGACAAGACACGAAGACCCTCTCACAACATGCACTTTATTTCATAAGAAAATGATGGACGTAGTGAGAAGTGGTGCCATCATGTAAAAATACATGGCTTTTGCTTGTAAGCACATCTCTATTGGCCTAAAGAAGCACCTGAAGTATTTTATGATCATGTTTTTGCTTTGATTAATGTtgtgtatttatacagtatgtccatgtTAAGGCATTATGTACTGTAGTTAAGTGAGTCTGGATAGATAGGGACAGAAAATGCCTCCTACCTCGGGATAAATTGTGACAGAGTAGGGGGTCATAGGTCAGAATGTAGTGCAGAAGGTGTAGGGGCACTggtgtaggggtgtccaaactactgAAAATTCAAAGGATGCgtgaggccactttgatatatatttatttgaattttaattaggtattttattttttaaattacatttaagaCATCGCTTTGTGTGATTAATATTGAGATTTAAGCATTTCTTCATTACATTGTATCTTTCTGCTCTattcccccccctttttttaattgtatttgttcAATAACCCCCGGACATCCCTGTATAGCGTCTCTGAACTTCATGCCCTTTATAAGAAACATCAGCAGTTGTCCGCTACCTTGCTATGAACTAAGTCCATTTCTCGTCCTACACAACAGATCTCACGTCCATTGTTAGCGCCAACCGTCAGTCAGGCATCCACATCCCCATTCAGCCAGCGGCCGGCCAGTACTTCTCCTCCATAGAGGCCGGGATGAACGACTCCTCCATGATGAGTTCACTAGGCAGCAGCGGCAGACAATCAGGCCAGCATCAGTTTCAGGACACCTTCCCAGGTAGTCCCACTTGAATAGGACTGTAAAGGGACATCAATGTTTATAGGAAATGTTTATTTggacctctttttttttttttttttccctaacgCCATGCCTCCTGTCTTGTCTTGGTGACCCACAGGTCCATACGCCGTCCTCACCAAAGACACAATGCCGCAGACGTACAAGAGGAAGAGGTCGTGGTCCAGGGCGGTCTTTTCAAACCTGCAGAGGAAAGGCCTGGAGAAGAGGTTTGAGATCCAGAAGTATGTCACCAAGCCGGATAGGAAACAGCTGGCGGCCATGCTGGGCCTGACAGACGCTCAGGTAAGATGAGGTCATGACCCCCCTGTGGAatagcacacaaacacatctttGGCTTACAAGGTAGTTCGTCTGAGCGAGCACACATCCTTACACTTTTCATCCAATTGGTTATTTGCTACATGGCTTGgctttggtggaggtctgcttgACTTCATGTGTGCCATTGTTATATTATGTTGATTTTGTCAAGTTTAGCTgcgaaaacaataaaaataacctgGAGGCACGcattaaaacattgtttttttcaaatcaaaaataaattcatgatTATCAGTGTATTTGCAATACTGATATATCAGTATTCTATTTAATTAGAAACCTTTTTCATTATTTACAAACGTAGTTGTTGCTGATTGGCAGGGAGAAATCACATCTTCTATTCCCCTGAAGTATTCCATGTGCAACATGAATCAGTCTAATGTGGAATATCAAACCCAGATTGGCATTTTTTCTGTATTAATTTACATTAACAATTAATTACCATATGTGTCGTCACGTTATTTTGcagaaataaacaacaacaacaaacaaaacgacTTCAACTAAGTTGAATTCACACCTCCCAAATAAAAACGAAAAACTTGAGTTGCAAAAAACATCCGCCAATTTACTGTAACGCCACTAAAGTCCTGGTGTTTTATTATTGActcgttttaaaaacaaaattttgcATGAAATATTGTAGAACGTGTTTGAATTGTTATCAAGTCTGCAGCATGTTTTTATTCGCATACAGgaagccacttttttttttttttttttaggaataataaaatgttcatttactgCATATCAATGCAAACTATATTAAGGGCACACATACAAGAAAGGCACaataagtccatccatccatcttctatgccgcgtatcctcacttgggtcgcgaggatgctggagcctatcccaactggaTTCGGTCGAGAggcctggaccggtcgccagtcaatcgcagacaAGCACAATAAGTATTAAAATAGAGTGCAAAATGTAGTGAACACAATTTAAACAAGGCGCAAGTAATGCATATTTGACCTATACTGAtcccaaacaaaaataaaataagaataaaaaatattaagtaaaagaaacagaaatg
Coding sequences within it:
- the hlx1 gene encoding H2.0-like homeobox protein isoform X1, coding for MYTTGLNPFYASNFSLWSAYCAGGFAVDTAKKPSFCIAELLQAGDAENMAGSSALMVHVQAQQHRASSGGSPLRPAPVGPGEAAVYGARVSPASPYHRHGLQMTSVPRGALSSPQAPPPSSKDLKFGIDRILSTDFDAKGKEQTSLRDLTSIVSANRQSGIHIPIQPAAGQYFSSIEAGMNDSSMMSSLGSSGRQSGQHQFQDTFPGPYAVLTKDTMPQTYKRKRSWSRAVFSNLQRKGLEKRFEIQKYVTKPDRKQLAAMLGLTDAQVKVWFQNRRMKWRHSKEAQAQKDKEKEQPDRTPESGRDPKETAESECDSEDRSECESDEAEDKEDKRHLDVCEHNKTSVIMSGGVDDTHLDSASSSSQLLI
- the hlx1 gene encoding H2.0-like homeobox protein isoform X2, whose amino-acid sequence is MYTTGLNPFYASNFSLWSAYCAGGFAVDTAKKPSFCIAELLQAGDAENMAGSSALMVHVQAQQHRASSGGSPLRPAPVGPGEAAVYGARVSPASPYHRHGLQMTSVPRGALSSPQAPPPSSKDLKFGIDRILSTDFDAKGKEQTSLRGPYAVLTKDTMPQTYKRKRSWSRAVFSNLQRKGLEKRFEIQKYVTKPDRKQLAAMLGLTDAQVKVWFQNRRMKWRHSKEAQAQKDKEKEQPDRTPESGRDPKETAESECDSEDRSECESDEAEDKEDKRHLDVCEHNKTSVIMSGGVDDTHLDSASSSSQLLI